Proteins from a single region of Takifugu rubripes unplaced genomic scaffold, fTakRub1.2, whole genome shotgun sequence:
- the LOC105419454 gene encoding interferon-induced very large GTPase 1-like isoform X2: MDETRRKLPKSSDESTMKTREAEFSSLLGRLCLQDKYRQKLTPADFLKIRPPLEQEPGTCEKDVVLMFSQRLMLLDYTARYIPITQDDPDPGQSDLVPQSSTVEAEKDVFAAFLYMPDSSESKQQSVHPMDIQMALFHCSDSFLKQNLITKLSQCQYALPLLVPDPVTMDIQCPLWTFRQIKKTWKTTGNQDNSNTVTLKTVPICNAKTPMVSFFRLGSLSLSKSQLINNLISSRHNTFYHRDCQGSTNTRHLMEGVAEIAWYCPAGKSNDAFTDCTAFCNLHGDARLLEKQRSILSEKSSVTVVLISARSESDRNLIEDLMKSTKPLILLIVEEKSNTVQFTKGKYRIGLKDRGQSNVSEELKRII, from the coding sequence TGATGAGTCTACTATGAAGACACGAGAAGCTGAATTCTCCAGTCTCCTGGGAAGACTTTGCCTTCAAGACAagtacagacagaagctgactcctgctgacttccttaaaatacgtccacctctggaacaggagcctggcacatgtgagaaggatgttgttcttatGTTTTCACAGAGGTTGATGTTGTTAGACTACACAGCCAGATATATTCCTATCACACaagatgatccagatccaggacagtcagatcttgttccacagtccagcactgttgaggcagaaaaagatgtttttgctgcatttctttatATGCCAGACAGTAgtgaatcaaaacagcaaagtgtgcatcccatggacatacaaatggcactttttcactgctcagacagctttttaaagcagaatctaaTAACTAAATTATCCCAGTGTCAGTACGCCCTACCTTTGCTTGTTCCTGACCCAGTCACGATGGATATCCAATGTCCATTGTGgactttcagacaaataaagaaaacatggaaaacaacaggaaaccaagATAATTCAAACACTGTCACATTGAAGACTGTGCCAATCTGCAACGCCAAGACGCCCATGGTGTCATTTTTCCGCCTGGGTTCACTGTCGCTCTCCAAGTCTCAGCTGATAAACAATTTGATCAGCAGCCGTCATAACACCTTCTACCACAGAGACTGCCAGGGAAGCACCAACACTCGCCATTTGATGGAAGGAGTAGCAGAGATTGCCTGGTACTGCCCTGCTGGTAAATCcaacgatgcgttcactgactgcaCTGCTTTCTGTAACCTTCACGGTGATGCTCGGCTTCTGGAAAAGCAGCGCAGCATACTGAGTGAAAAATCCTCAGTCACTGTTGTTCTCATCTCTGCTCGGAGTGAAAGTGACAGAAACCTTATCGAAGACCTCATGAAGTCTACAAAGCCTCTAATTTTACTTATtgttgaagagaaatccaataCTGTTCAGTTCACCAAGGGGAAGTATAGAATtggtctgaaagacagaggccagtcaaatgtttctgaagagttgaaaagaatcatttaa
- the LOC105419454 gene encoding interferon-induced very large GTPase 1-like isoform X1, with protein sequence MDETRRKQLPKSSDESTMKTREAEFSSLLGRLCLQDKYRQKLTPADFLKIRPPLEQEPGTCEKDVVLMFSQRLMLLDYTARYIPITQDDPDPGQSDLVPQSSTVEAEKDVFAAFLYMPDSSESKQQSVHPMDIQMALFHCSDSFLKQNLITKLSQCQYALPLLVPDPVTMDIQCPLWTFRQIKKTWKTTGNQDNSNTVTLKTVPICNAKTPMVSFFRLGSLSLSKSQLINNLISSRHNTFYHRDCQGSTNTRHLMEGVAEIAWYCPAGKSNDAFTDCTAFCNLHGDARLLEKQRSILSEKSSVTVVLISARSESDRNLIEDLMKSTKPLILLIVEEKSNTVQFTKGKYRIGLKDRGQSNVSEELKRII encoded by the coding sequence TGATGAGTCTACTATGAAGACACGAGAAGCTGAATTCTCCAGTCTCCTGGGAAGACTTTGCCTTCAAGACAagtacagacagaagctgactcctgctgacttccttaaaatacgtccacctctggaacaggagcctggcacatgtgagaaggatgttgttcttatGTTTTCACAGAGGTTGATGTTGTTAGACTACACAGCCAGATATATTCCTATCACACaagatgatccagatccaggacagtcagatcttgttccacagtccagcactgttgaggcagaaaaagatgtttttgctgcatttctttatATGCCAGACAGTAgtgaatcaaaacagcaaagtgtgcatcccatggacatacaaatggcactttttcactgctcagacagctttttaaagcagaatctaaTAACTAAATTATCCCAGTGTCAGTACGCCCTACCTTTGCTTGTTCCTGACCCAGTCACGATGGATATCCAATGTCCATTGTGgactttcagacaaataaagaaaacatggaaaacaacaggaaaccaagATAATTCAAACACTGTCACATTGAAGACTGTGCCAATCTGCAACGCCAAGACGCCCATGGTGTCATTTTTCCGCCTGGGTTCACTGTCGCTCTCCAAGTCTCAGCTGATAAACAATTTGATCAGCAGCCGTCATAACACCTTCTACCACAGAGACTGCCAGGGAAGCACCAACACTCGCCATTTGATGGAAGGAGTAGCAGAGATTGCCTGGTACTGCCCTGCTGGTAAATCcaacgatgcgttcactgactgcaCTGCTTTCTGTAACCTTCACGGTGATGCTCGGCTTCTGGAAAAGCAGCGCAGCATACTGAGTGAAAAATCCTCAGTCACTGTTGTTCTCATCTCTGCTCGGAGTGAAAGTGACAGAAACCTTATCGAAGACCTCATGAAGTCTACAAAGCCTCTAATTTTACTTATtgttgaagagaaatccaataCTGTTCAGTTCACCAAGGGGAAGTATAGAATtggtctgaaagacagaggccagtcaaatgtttctgaagagttgaaaagaatcatttaa